Part of the Kitasatospora sp. NBC_01266 genome, GACCAGGATGTCGCTGGGCACCGCGTCCAGGAAGCGCTCCAGCTCGGGGCGGTGGATCGCGTTGCCGGTCGGGTTGTTCGGGTTGCAGACGAAGATCAGCCGGGTGCGCGGGGTGATCGCGGCGAGCATCGCGTCGAGGTCGTGGTCCTCGGCGGCGGTCAGCGGCACCGGCACCGGGGTGGCCCCGGCGACCTGGGTGATGATCGGGTAGGCCTCGAAGGAGCGCCAGGCGAAGATCACCTCGTCGCCCGGGCCGGCCGTGGCGAGGATCAGCGATCCGGCCACGCCCACCGAGCCGGGGCCGGTGGCGATGTGCTCGGCGGGGACGCCGAAGCGCTGGGCGAGCTCGGCGGTGAGCTCGGTGACCGCCATGTCGGGGTAGCGGTTGAACGAGCCGGCGGCGGCCACCGCGGCGTCCAGCACGCCGGGCAGCGGCTCGTAGGGGTTCTCGTTGGAGGAGAGCTTGAAGGCGTCGGCGCCGGCGGGCTTGCCGGGCTTGTAGGTGGGGATCGCGTCCAGGCTCGGCCGAAGCCGCGGGCCCTGCGCTGCCGTACCGCTCACGGTGCTGTTCTCCTTCGTCACTGTCCGGGCCGGCCCGGTGGGGCGGCCCGAGGCCGGCGTGCGCCCCCGGCGCTCGGTTGCGCGCCGGTCGCGTGCGCGACCGCCTGTCCCGGTCGGGTGCCCAGAACGATACCCAGCGCGCTCACCCATGCGGGTGAGATGTCCGGCCAGTGCACCGCCGCAGATCAGCCATTGTGCCTCGTTCCAATGGCACATGTCAGAGGTAATCGGCCGAAATCAGACCACTGATCCAAGGAGTGAGACGAGCGGTGGACGTGGAGAAACGTATCTGCTTCGGCCGCTCCGAGGCTTCGTACGCGTGGTTCAGGGATGAGCTGACGCACCATACGATCGGTCCGCCATGACAGCAGCAGCCAATCAGAGCGGTCGGCGACCCCCCACCTCACGACGTCTGGAACGGGCCGGCATCCGGGATGTGGCAGCAGCCGCCGGAGTGTCGATCACCACCGTCTCGGACGCCCTGAACGGGAAGGGCCGTCTGCCCGACGAAACCCGCAGCCGGGTGCGCGAGGTCGCCGAGCGCCTCGGCTACCGGCCGTCCGCGGCAGCCCGGACGCTGCGCACCGGCCGGTCCGGGCTGATCGGGCTGACCGTCACCACCTACGGCGAGGAACCCTTCACCTTCACCGAGTTCGCCTACTTCGCCGAGATGGCCAGGGCCGCCACCAGCGCGGCGCTGGGGCGCGGCTACGCCCTGGTGGTGCTGCCCGCCTCCTCACGGCACGACGTGTGGAGCAACGTGGCGCTGGACGGCACCGTGGTGATCGACCCGGCCGACCAGGACCCGCTGGTCAGCGAGCTGTACCGGTCCGGCGTCCCCGTGGTGAGCGACGGCAAGCCGGGCAACTGCCCGGTCACCGCCTGGGTGGACAACGACCACGAGGCCGCCGTGCTGGGCATCCTGGACCACCTGAGCGAGGCCGGCGCCCGCCGGATCGGCCTGCTCACCGGCACCAGTACCGACACCTACACCCGGCTCTCCACCGACGCCTACCTCGGCTGGTGCGAGCGGGTCGGCCAGGAACCGGTCTACGAGGCCTACCCGGCGCACGACCCGGCCGCCGGGGCGGTGGCCGCCGACCGGCTGCTGGCCCGCCCGGACCGCCCGGACGCGGTCTACGGGCTCTTCGACCCCAACGGCACCGACCTGCTGGCCGCCGCCCGCCGCTACGGCCTGCGGGTGCCCGACGACCTGCTGCTGGTCTGCTGCAGCGAGAGCGACGTCTACGCGGGCACCGAGCCGCCGATCACCACCCTCTCGCTGAAGCCGCGCCGGATCGGCACCACCGTCGTCAACCTGCTGATCGACGCGATCGAGGGGGTCGACTCGGGCGCCGGGCTGACGGCCGACACCCCCACCGCGGGCGCCCGGCTCTTCCCGCCCCGCTACCGCACCGCCGGAACCGGCCCGCCGCCGGGCACCCTGATGCCCACCGAGCTGATCGTGCGGGCCTCCTCGCTGCGTCGCAGCCCCCGAACCACCGTCAGCCCGCCCCGCACCCCGGGCGAGGTCTGAACTCCACCGGCCCGCGGCCGGCAGGGCCCCACCCCGGCCCGGGATCGGTGCAGCGCGCGGATTGGATACCCACCGGGTGAGGACGACGGGAGAGGGCTCTTCCTATGATGGGCGGATGACACCCGAGGACCGCTTCCCCGGGCCTGAGCTGCCCCAGTCAGGCCCCCGCCCGCAGCAGGACCTCGACGTGCTGCCGTACGGCTCGTACTTCGAGCCCAATCCCCCTGCGGAGTACCAGGATTCGCCCGAGGAGCCGGCCGGCGGGCCGGAGCCCACGTTCAGCGCGTACGGCGGGGCGCGCTACCTGGAGCAGCACTGGCCGGTGGCCGGGCACCCCACTCCGCAGGCCTCGGCCTTCCCCGCCTTCCTGGCCGCCGAGCGCACCACCGACGCACCCGCGCAGGACGACCCGCCGACCATCGAGCTGGGCCCGCCGATCACCGAGGACAACCCGTACGCGACGCCGTACCCGCACCCGGGCGGCGACCCGGGCCCGGTCGGCCCGCTCTACGTGGTCGGCGATGTGCACGGCTACCTGGACGAGCTGCTCGCCGCGCTGCACGAGCAGGGCCTGGTCGACGGCGAGGGCCACTGGTCGGCCGGGCGCTCGCGGATCTGGTTCCTCGGCGACTTCACCGACCGCGGCCCGGACGGGATCGGCGTGATCGACCTGGTGATGCAGCTGGCCGCCGAGGCGGCGGCGGCCGGCGGCTACTGCCGGGCCCTGATGGGCAATCACGAGCTGCTCTTCCTCGGCGCCCACCGGTACGGCGACGAGCCGGTGCAGTCCACCGCCGGCACCGCCTCGTTCCGCGCCGCCTGGCTGCTCAACGGCGGCCAGCAGCACGACCTGGAGCGGCTGCAGGGCCACCACATCAGCTGGCTGAAGCGGCTGCCCGCGATCGCGCTGGAGGACGGCCACCTGCTGCTGCACTCCGACACCACCGCGTACCTGGAGTTCGGCGGCTCGATCGACGAGGTCAACGACGCCATCCACGACCTGCTGGCCGACGAGGGCGCCGACGAGTGGTGGGACGCGTTCCGCCGGTTCACCAAGCGGTTCGCCTTCCGCGGCGAGGGCGGCCCGATGGCGGCCGGCGAGCTGCTGGGCACCTACGGCGGACACCGGGTGGTGCACGGGCACAGCCCGATCCCCTACCTGACCGGCGAGGCGAACAACGACAGCGGTGAGCGC contains:
- a CDS encoding LacI family DNA-binding transcriptional regulator, whose product is MTAAANQSGRRPPTSRRLERAGIRDVAAAAGVSITTVSDALNGKGRLPDETRSRVREVAERLGYRPSAAARTLRTGRSGLIGLTVTTYGEEPFTFTEFAYFAEMARAATSAALGRGYALVVLPASSRHDVWSNVALDGTVVIDPADQDPLVSELYRSGVPVVSDGKPGNCPVTAWVDNDHEAAVLGILDHLSEAGARRIGLLTGTSTDTYTRLSTDAYLGWCERVGQEPVYEAYPAHDPAAGAVAADRLLARPDRPDAVYGLFDPNGTDLLAAARRYGLRVPDDLLLVCCSESDVYAGTEPPITTLSLKPRRIGTTVVNLLIDAIEGVDSGAGLTADTPTAGARLFPPRYRTAGTGPPPGTLMPTELIVRASSLRRSPRTTVSPPRTPGEV
- a CDS encoding metallophosphoesterase, which encodes MTPEDRFPGPELPQSGPRPQQDLDVLPYGSYFEPNPPAEYQDSPEEPAGGPEPTFSAYGGARYLEQHWPVAGHPTPQASAFPAFLAAERTTDAPAQDDPPTIELGPPITEDNPYATPYPHPGGDPGPVGPLYVVGDVHGYLDELLAALHEQGLVDGEGHWSAGRSRIWFLGDFTDRGPDGIGVIDLVMQLAAEAAAAGGYCRALMGNHELLFLGAHRYGDEPVQSTAGTASFRAAWLLNGGQQHDLERLQGHHISWLKRLPAIALEDGHLLLHSDTTAYLEFGGSIDEVNDAIHDLLADEGADEWWDAFRRFTKRFAFRGEGGPMAAGELLGTYGGHRVVHGHSPIPYLTGEANNDSGERPYVPGPYIYADELAVAMDGGVTMEGRLLVARLPVD
- the hisC gene encoding histidinol-phosphate transaminase, whose amino-acid sequence is MSGTAAQGPRLRPSLDAIPTYKPGKPAGADAFKLSSNENPYEPLPGVLDAAVAAAGSFNRYPDMAVTELTAELAQRFGVPAEHIATGPGSVGVAGSLILATAGPGDEVIFAWRSFEAYPIITQVAGATPVPVPLTAAEDHDLDAMLAAITPRTRLIFVCNPNNPTGNAIHRPELERFLDAVPSDILVVVDEAYREFIRDEQVPDGVELYRDRPNVCVLRTFSKAYGLAGLRVGFAIAHEPVATALRKTAIPFGVSQLAQDAAVASLRAEDALLVRVEALVAERTRVAAALAAQGWTVVDSQANFVWLRLGERTLDFAASCAAAGVIVRPFAGEGVRVSIGEVAGNDRFLAAAEAFRKEF